A region of the Peromyscus leucopus breed LL Stock chromosome X, UCI_PerLeu_2.1, whole genome shotgun sequence genome:
tctacaaagaaaaaaaaaatcctatctctTGTTTCCTAGGAATAATGGCGTCCAAAGAGCAACAAGTCATAAAAGATCTCGCAGTgcagaatgaagaaaaagaaaacaaaaaagggaaggcCTCCAAGCAAAGTGAAGAAGAATCCCACCAGCTGGAAGAAGTTGAAAACAAGAAGCCTGGGGAAAATGTCCGAAGGGGACTAGTCAGGCGACTTGTGCCTAATTTTCGATGGGCCTTAccaaacagacatgttgatcacaATGAAGGGGGAGAGGATGTTGGGAAGTTTGTAGGGCAAGTGATGGAGGTCAAGAGAAAGACTAGGGA
Encoded here:
- the Bex4 gene encoding protein BEX4, with translation MASKEQQVIKDLAVQNEEKENKKGKASKQSEEESHQLEEVENKKPGENVRRGLVRRLVPNFRWALPNRHVDHNEGGEDVGKFVGQVMEVKRKTREQQMRPYGRFQTPEPDNHYDFCLIP